A genomic region of Macrobrachium nipponense isolate FS-2020 chromosome 40, ASM1510439v2, whole genome shotgun sequence contains the following coding sequences:
- the LOC135211862 gene encoding zinc finger protein 729-like: MSKINSKTSAVPAKDVKVPEIVSDRKVFLWNGKATDNQNREHPWYLFPEKDIDDLSFGSDSDSFSTSEDEGNATGDKIGVIKQEDGLSESLSAAEGDKKPHSCTVCGKEYKKKGHLERHSLRHSEGNNSSISKLHKCQHCDYQASRIGNIKKHMLIHSGERPFNCHLCEKSFRQKAHLKDHMRSHSGEREFECDDCGATFVQKSSLKLHEKKHTGIRPYSCHICERSFFENQHLTNHMRTHTGEKPYQCETCGQTFSTFRTLKTHRMIHTGERPYKCEICGVSFREKSTLQKHKGVHINIGPFPCTECGKEFSRLASLSLHKKIHLPVGGNVPLQSGTSNRNYNVRPKTESFDEKNEKAGGGKGNSHSSKHKAQTAQPNSPCTVDSVVTATTSSKRAEAKSTNRNLFSTLESEGEIRVNADFHNSASSKVVKNTIGSGSSKKSAVSENIQKPSENVTPSLGNIAHPDHVRQALEFGTVVKTKDEDGNELIIVLPAILSNRDIILTSPKTETVVPLKNRPSSQKLTEQLLPKAAGNGISVSTKAIHKFPKDEAESQETDCELELDGAGHSSEHSSDEGNLDIEIFTSTSVDEDPLAVKEGGFGGRIIQEDIHSESTGLLLWDEDVDPDPVSEVTYVIEEGQNDPVSIFQSMNHSEGVKVIPLNPKGKSVRTTGNDSDNVGTELIPGASPRRRKRGISHEEKRKLPRRLKERKEKSKQIRECKQCGKICKSSSNLISHMRTHSGERPYYCDVCGVGFKQIAHLRSHVRIHTGEKPYVCNLCGAAFTQSSRLNSHKKSQHIEGRKPKEKAVRECKIRNFYCPICEKTFLDECFKREHMEQHRTLADTGLIKTDKKVAEFQCDVCGIVYSNKATFNKHKLQHSDNKLICEVCGCSFGNISALQSHSMIVHHVKVETDNTPGMYINVKIGKEQDFIVVNPSVKSILHGSNASNSEGERVTKFDDDMEANPKIPIIQLTETLDGQVESKIVGDSVTSNDEFDNMKVVHVNKGIKDEPLTAVDSDSFDLTKVNEYLEKSGDLKLPTPSDYLTEESLLELKASPNKKPRLKFDYINSEGKKVWKCTLCPKVFYQSSNLHCHMRLHTGEKPYKCNVCPKAFKQITHLKEHMHKHTGMKSFGCTTCGAHFTQRGAVKRHISVIHDGKGDIERVKSFSARKKNLGKTACLFIRTRSTKLKEEVHPSTPKSEKCDVCGKEYTLSYMKSHKRCHTGEKPFKCKHCKVSFRQKSHLKSHLVCHTGKRPFVCSLCGTSYMQLVRLRKHKESCSGKGVLYCKKQTSRKIEGKENVKRVHFELQSIHQADAENESGTSKRPSSAEVPPHENEDTTSVLFSDSELSYDSDAIPYEDESDGEIVISRKLGRKETQKTEEGEFPSVESDKTDKISKNSKEHCENNCENSDLGIVCKLCGANFRRKSAYNFHYKMKHASGNEDMSEDDGDDETRSIFRKDVGAQSLSKSVSSVNKFMMSVIDITGFKKGKVPREFKNKRNRSQQKEHLTLNKKSVKVGRVQKGKNLDSHSPNVLEALGSKSNGKSKFLCAVCNLSFGESSLLKSHINCEHSVASKGDAFEGATGGRHKQDSGSPAKVNFLGALELSDNCENMSYQRNPITSATSASSLTGEEREPPYICDDCGKAFTRSSKLKHHVSMWCKGQNSKSSTRQNSKSSTQVPVTSKPTGKHKTLSKPRVLGQNEKEKNEANSAENNDNSVKSDDVPDPLNFVETVICNSSISEVQKQQKDNADQIVDLENPSVVDCGKLGISCTDQVTEGFRCSKCKSIFKYKLNLVAHLKRHKSENLSSC; encoded by the coding sequence ATGTCTAAGATAAATAGTAAGACCAGTGCAGTTCCTGCAAAGGATGTCAAAGTGCCAGAAATTGTTTCTGACCGAAAGGTTTTTCTTTGGAATGGTAAAGCAACTGATAATCAGAATCGAGAACACCCATGGTACCTTTTCCCCGAGAAGGACATAGATGATTTGAGTTTTGGTAGTGATTCTGATTCATTCAGTACATCAGAGGATGAAGGAAATGCAACTGGGGATAAAATTGGGGTCATAAAACAGGAAGATGGTCTTAGTGAAAGTCTTTCAGCTGCAGAGGGTGATAAAAAACCTCATAGTTGCACAGTGTGTGGGAAAGAGTATAAAAAGAAAGGTCACCTAGAACGTCACAGTTTGAGACATTCTGAAGGGAATAATAGTAGCATATCAAAACTTCATAAATGCCAGCATTGTGATTATCAGGCTTCCCGCATTGGAAATATTAAGAAGCATATGTTAATTCATTCGGGCGAACGTCCTTTTAATTGCCATCTTTGTGAAAAGTCCTTCAGACAAAAAGCTCATTTGAAAGATCACATGCGATCTCACTCGGGGGAGCGAGAATTTGAATGTGATGATTGTGGGGCCACCTTTGTACAGAAGTCATCTTTGAAATTACACGAGAAGAAACACACTGGTATACGGCCTTATTCTTGTCATATTTGTGAGCGTTCATTTTTTGAAAATCAGCATCTTACAAACCACATGAGAACACATACAGGGGAAAAGCCCTATCAGTGTGAAACTTGTGGGCAAACTTTTTCAACTTTTAGAACTCTCAAGACTCATCGGATGATTCACACAGGAGAGAGGCCTTACAAATGCGAGATATGTGGAGTGAGTTTTCGAGAGAAATCAACATTACAGAAACACAAAGGTGTCCATATTAACATTGGCCCATTCCCGTGTACTGAATGTGGGAAAGAGTTTTCACGGTTGGCTAGTTTATCATTACATAAGAAAATTCACCTTCCAGTTGGTGGTAATGTGCCGTTACAGTCTGGAACATCCAACCGTAACTATAACGTCAGACCCAAAACAGAGAGTTTtgatgagaaaaatgaaaaagcaggaggaggaaagggaaatTCACATAGTAGTAAGCATAAAGCACAGACTGCACAGCCAAACAGTCCTTGCACAGTTGATTCTGTCGTGACTGCCACAACATCGTCTAAGCGTGCCGAAGCGAAGTCCACCAACagaaatttattttcaactttagAATCTGAAGGGGAAATCAGAGTGAATGCAGATTTCCATAACTCAGCTTCAAGTAAAGTTGTTAAGAATACAATTGGTTCTGGAAGCTCCAAAAAAAGTGCAGTCTCAGAAAACATTCAGAAACCTTCAGAGAATGTTACACCATCACTGGGAAACATAGCTCATCCGGACCATGTTCGACAAGCTTTGGAATTTGGAACTGTTGTGAAGACTAAGGATGAGGATGGTAATGAACTTATTATTGTTTTACCTGCTATTCTGAGTAACCGGGACATCATCCTTACGTCCCCCAAAACTGAAACCGTCGTGCCTCTTAAAAACAGGCCGTCTTCACAGAAGCTGACAGAACAACTCCTCCCAAAAGCTGCTGGGAATGGGATCTCAGTGTCAACCAAAGCCATTCATAAATTCCCTAAAGATGAGGCAGAGAGTCAAGAAACCGATTGTGAGCTAGAGCTAGATGGAGCTGGACACTCCAGTGAACATTCTTCAGATGAAGGTAATTTAGACATTGAAATATTTACTTCCACTTCAGTTGATGAAGATCCACTTGCTGTCAAGGaagggggttttggggggagaATAATACAGGAAGACATTCATTCAGAAAGCACTGGTCTTCTTCTTTGGGATGAAGATGTGGATCCTGATCCTGTCAGTGAAGTTACGTATGTGATAGAAGAGGGTCAGAATGATCCAGTTTCTATTTTTCAGTCAATGAATCATTCTGAAGGTGTGAAAGTAATTCCACTAAATCCAAAGGGGAAAAGTGTGAGAACGACTGGTAATGACAGTGACAACGTTGGGACCGAACTAATTCCGGGTGCCTCTCCAAGAAGGCGAAAAAGAGGTATTTCTCACGAAGAGAAAAGAAAGCTTCCTCGAagactgaaagaaagaaaagaaaaatccaagCAAATTCGTGAATGTAAACAATGTGGAAAGATTTGCAAGAGTTCATCTAACCTCATTTCCCACATGCGCACTCACTCGGGCGAGAGACCGTATTACTGTGATGTTTGTGGTGTGGGTTTTAAGCAGATTGCTCACCTAAGGTCTCACGTAAGGATCCACACCGGGGAGAAGCCGTATGTTTGCAATCTCTGCGGTGCAGCATTTACCCAGTCATCTCGACTAAACTCTCACAAGAAGAGTCAACATATAGAAGGCAGAAAACCCAAGGAAAAAGCAGTCAGGGAATGCAAGATAAGAAATTTTTATTGTCCCATTTGTGAAAAGACATTTTTAGATGAGTGCTTCAAGAGAGAGCATATGGAGCAGCATCGGACATTAGCTGACACAGGCCTTATAAAGACTGATAAAAAAGTTGCAGAGTTCCAGTGCGATGTGTGTGGAATAGTATACAGTAATAAAGCTACATTCAACAAGCACAAATTGCAGCATTCAGATAACAAACTGATATGTGAAGTGTGCGGATGCTCATTTGGCAACATATCTGCCTTGCAAAGTCACAGCATGATTGTGCATCATGTAAAAGTAGAAACAGACAACACCCCTGGTATGTATATTAATGTTAAAATAGGAAAAGAGCAGGATTTTATAGTTGTCAACCCTTCAGTGAAGAGCATTTTGCATGGAAGCAATGCTAGCAATTCTGAAGGAGAGAGGGTGACAAAGTTTGATGATGATATGGAGGCGAacccaaaaataccaattatTCAGTTAACAGAGACTTTGGACGGCCAAGTTGAGAGTAAAATCGTGGGTGATTCAGTAACGAGCAACGACGAATTCGACAATATGAAAGTGGTTCATGTCAACAAAGGAATAAAGGATGAACCGTTAACAGCAGTTGATTCTGATTCCTTTGATTTGACAAAAGTCAATGAGTATTTGGAAAAGTCTGGTGACTTAAAACTTCCTACCCCTAGTGATTACTTAACTGAAGAGAGCCTGCTCGAATTGAAAGCTTCTCCCAATAAGAAGCCTAGGTTGAAATTTGATTACATAAATTCTGAAGGGAAGAAAGTCTGGAAATGTACATTATGTCCCAAAGTATTCTATCAGTCTTCTAACCTTCATTGTCACATGAGGTTACACACTGGTGAGAAACCATACAAATGTAATGTGTGTCCTAAGGCCTTTAAGCAGATTACCCATCTTAAGGAACACATGCATAAGCATACAGGGATGAAGAGTTTTGGTTGCACAACGTGCGGAGCCCATTTTACGCAGAGAGGAGCTGTGAAACGACACATCAGTGTCATTCATGACGGGAAAGGAGACATTGAAAGGGTGAAAAGCTTTTCTGCGAGAAAGAAAAACTTGGGGAAGACTGCGTGTTTGTTTATTCGCACAAGGTCCACGAAGCTGAAAGAAGAAGTGCACCCCTCAACGCCAAAATCAGAAAAGTGTGACGTGTGTGGAAAGGAATATACCTTGAGTTACATGAAGAGCCACAAGAGGTGTCATACCGGTGAGAAACCATTCAAGTGCAAACACTGCAAAGTGTCTTTTAGACAGAAGTCTCATTTGAAGTCCCATCTTGTTTGCCACACAGGTAAAAGGCCTTTTGTGTGTAGTCTGTGTGGGACCTCATACATGCAGTTAGTGAGACTGAGAAAGCATAAAGAGTCTTGTAGTGGGAAGGGAGTCCTTTATTGTAAGAAgcaaacatcaagaaaaatagaAGGGAAAGAAAATGTTAAACGTGTCCATTTTGAGTTACAAAGTATTCACCAGGCTGATGCTGAGAATGAAAGTGGAACATCCAAAAGACCGTCTTCTGCAGAAGTTCCTCCACATGAAAATGAAGATACTACTTCCGTTTTGTTTAGCGACAGTGAACTTTCTTATGACAGTGATGCTATACCGTATGAAGATGAAAGTGATGGAGAAATTGTCATCTCTAGGAAACTTGGAAGGAAAGAAACACAAAAAACAGAAGAAGGAGAATTTCCATCAGTTGAGAGTGACAAAACTGACAAGATTTCAAAGAACTCCAAGGAGCATTGTGAGAacaattgcgaaaattctgaCTTGGGCATTGTGTGCAAACTTTGTGGCGCAAATTTCAGGAGGAAATctgcatataattttcattataagATGAAACATGCAAGTGGTAATGAGGATATGAGTGAAGATGATGGTGACGATGAAACTAGGTCCATTTTTCGTAAGGACGTAGGGGCTCAAAGCCTTTCAAAATCAGTTTCTAGTGTGAATAAATTTATGATGAGTGTAATTGACATAACAGggtttaaaaaaggaaaagttcccagggaatttaaaaataagagaaataggaGCCAACAAAAAGAGCAccttacattaaataaaaaaagtgtgaaaGTGGGCCGtgtccaaaaaggaaaaaatttagacAGTCATAGCCCTAATGTGTTGGAAGCACTAGGCTCCAAAAGCAATGGTAAATCAAAGTTTTTGTGTGCTGTTTGCAATCTGTCCTTTGGGGAGTCGTCATTATTAAAGTCACACATCAATTGTGAGCATTCGGTTGCAAGCAAAGGGGATGCATTTGAAGGAGCAACCGGAGGGCGACATAAGCAAGATAGTGGTTCTCCAGCCAAAGTGAACTTTCTTGGTGCTTTGGAACTCTCAGATAATTGTGAAAATATGTCATATCAGAGGAATCCTATCACTTCAGCTACCAGTGCTTCAAGTCTAACTGGGGAAGAAAGGGAACCTCCTTATATTTGTGATGACTGTGGAAAAGCATTTACTCGTTCGTCAAAACTGAAACACCACGTTTCAATGTGGTGCAAAGGTCAAAATTCAAAGTCTTCAACGCGTCAAAATTCAAAGTCTTCAACGCAAGTTCCTGTGACATCAAAACCGACCGGAAaacataaaactttaagtaaGCCGAGGGTTTTGGGACAAAAcgagaaagaaaagaatgaagcAAACAGTGccgaaaataatgataattctgtgAAAAGTGATGATGTGCCTGACCCACTGAATTTTGTTGAAACTGTGATATGTAATAGTAGTATAAGCGAggtacaaaaacaacaaaaagacaATGCTGACCAGATTGTTGATTTAGAAAACCCATCTGTGGTTGACTGTGGGAAATTAGGAATTTCTTGTACAGATCAAGTGACTGAAGGTTTCAGGTGCAGCAAAtgtaaatcaatatttaaatacaaattgAACTTGGTAGCTCACCTAAAGAGACACAAAAGTGAGAATCTTTCCTCTTGTTGA